AGCACGGCCGAAGCCCGCGAGTGGGTCATGACCCGCAGGACGGACGCGGCCTTCCTCTTCGACGCGCAGGGCACCGAGGACACCCTCCTGGTCGCCTCGGCCGGCGGCCCCTCGGTCTCCCAGACGGCCACCCAGATCGCCCAGAAGATCGAGGCGTCCGAGAAGCGCCGCATCACGGTGACCGACATCCGCGCCCCCAACTCCGGGGACGGCCGCGGCATGACGTCCTTCTACCTGGTCCTCGGCTGGGTGATCGGCGGCTACCTGACCGCCACGATCATGGGCATGGCCGCGGGCTCCCGCCCGGCCAACCGTCAGCGCACCCTGATCCGTCTGGGCGCCCTCCTCCTGTACGCGGTGGTCTCGGGCGTGGCCGGAGCGGTGATCGTGGGCCCGGTGTTCGACGCGCTCGGCGGTCACTTCTGGGCGCTGAGCGCGATCGGCGCCCTGGTCGTCATGGCGTCGGCGGCGACCGCGCTCGCCCTCCAGACCCTGCTGGGGCTGCTCGGCACGGGCCTGGTCATCCTGTTGTTCGTGGTCCTGGGCAACCCGAGTTCGGGCGGCGTGTACCCGGCCCCGCTGCTCCCCGCCTTCTGGAGCGCGATCGGCCAGGCCCTGCCACCGGGGGCGGGCACGACCCTGGTCCGCAACACCGCGTACTTCTCCGGCCACGCGACGGCCGGCGCCCTGTGGGTGCTGGTCGGGTACGCGGTCGGGGGCGCGGCGCTCGCGTGGGGGGCGTCGTGGTGGCGGGAGCGGCAGGCGGCCGGTGCCGGGAAGGTGACCGCGGTGCCCTCGGCGGACGCGGCGACGGCCTGACGGACAGCCCCGGTTGCTCGCTCGGTCGTCCTCTCGTCCCGCCCGGTCATCCGCCCGGTTGTCCGGGAACCACCCCGGGATTGTCCTTGATCGGTAACGGACGCATCCCATGACCGTCCCCACTCGTCCTGCCAGTTGGTCGCGTTGGTCGCAAGCGGACAAGGCGGCCGGTTGATCGGCGGAACTGCGGGAGAGTGGGGCGGACATGGCGCGGCACGGCGGGCGGGGCTGGTACGGCAAGGTGCTCGGGGCGGCGCTCGGGGTGACGTTGCTCGCCGCCGGCGCCTCGGTGTGGACCGCGCAGGCCGGTGCCGTGGGCTCGTCCCCGAAGGCGGCCACGTCGGCGAAGCCGGCCGCGGTGAAGCCGGTCGACGTGACCATCGCGCACGCCTCGGACAAGGGCGCGCGCGGCGTCAACATCACCATCGACGACGGCCCCGACCCGCGGTGGACCCCCCAAGTCCTGGACGTGCTGCGCCAGTACGGGGTCAAGGCGACGTTCTGCATGGTCGGCACGCAGGCGCAGGCCCACCCCGACCTGGTGAAGCAGGTCGTCGCGGCCGGACACCGGCTGTGCGACCACTCGGTGTCCCACGACACCACCATGGACAAGAAGTCCGAGGCCTACCAGTCCCAGCAGATCCTCGACGCCGAACGCATGATCACCCAGGCGTCGGGCGGCGTGCGCCCCCTGTACTACCGGGCCCCGGGCGGCGCCTTCACGCCGTACAGCCGCAAGCTCGCCGCCTCCCGGGGCATGCGCCCGCTGGGCTGGAACGTCGACTCCAAGGACTTCGAACTCCCCGGCACGGCCGCCATCATCGCCACCGTCGAGCACGAACTCCCGAACGGCCCGACGGTCCTCTTCCACGACGCGGGCGGCGACCGCGCCGAAACGGTGGAGGCCCTGCGCCGGCTCCTGCCCCGACTCCGCGACCAGGGTTACGTCTTCGGCTTCCCGGTGCGCTGAGCGGCCGCGGGAGCGGCGGGCCCGGAGGCTAGGGACGTCGAGGAACGCGGATCCCGGGGCAGGAGGGCGGCCGCGACGAGACCGCCGAGCCCGATGACGGCCAGGGTGATCATCGCGGCCGCGTAGGCGCCCTTGCTGAGGCCGGCCACAAGGATGGTGCCCGCCACGGCTGTCCCGAAGGACGAGCCGAGGTTGGACACACTGCGGGACAGGCCCGAGATCTCTCCCTGCCGTTCCTCCGGGAAGCTCGA
Above is a window of Streptomyces griseorubiginosus DNA encoding:
- a CDS encoding ABC transporter permease → MNAPSTPSSGGPAPEPAPKSPGFAAEFKDAVTLRAFGLVLGGLLVQLAFVLSYVGAFHSPTPHRIPVAVVAPQQAAAKIVAQLNALDGDPVKATTAASTAEAREWVMTRRTDAAFLFDAQGTEDTLLVASAGGPSVSQTATQIAQKIEASEKRRITVTDIRAPNSGDGRGMTSFYLVLGWVIGGYLTATIMGMAAGSRPANRQRTLIRLGALLLYAVVSGVAGAVIVGPVFDALGGHFWALSAIGALVVMASAATALALQTLLGLLGTGLVILLFVVLGNPSSGGVYPAPLLPAFWSAIGQALPPGAGTTLVRNTAYFSGHATAGALWVLVGYAVGGAALAWGASWWRERQAAGAGKVTAVPSADAATA
- a CDS encoding polysaccharide deacetylase family protein, producing the protein MARHGGRGWYGKVLGAALGVTLLAAGASVWTAQAGAVGSSPKAATSAKPAAVKPVDVTIAHASDKGARGVNITIDDGPDPRWTPQVLDVLRQYGVKATFCMVGTQAQAHPDLVKQVVAAGHRLCDHSVSHDTTMDKKSEAYQSQQILDAERMITQASGGVRPLYYRAPGGAFTPYSRKLAASRGMRPLGWNVDSKDFELPGTAAIIATVEHELPNGPTVLFHDAGGDRAETVEALRRLLPRLRDQGYVFGFPVR